tcattccaccTTACCCTGAGtgcctccccctctcattccaccTCCACCTGAGtgcctccccctctcattccaccTCCACCTGAGtgcctccccctctcattcctcCTTACCCCGagtgtctccccctctcattccaccttacccctagtgtctccccctctcatccctccttacCCCGAGTGTCTCCCCAGCCGGTCACCCAGCAGTATTGTCCAGGCTTCAGGTTGATCTGTTTGCGCGGCAGGCATGCGTAGCGTATGTGGTTGTTGGGCACGATGTCGGTGGCAGCCTTGACCAGGGCGATGTCATAGTCCAGCTCGCTGTGCGTGGGGTAACGGAAGTGCTCGTGACGGTAGATCCTCTTCACCGGGATAGTCCTCTCGGGCGTCTCAGAACGTTTCAGCCGATGCTTCCCCAGAACGATCCTCCAACTCCCAGCATCCTCGGCTTTACCCCTGAGACACACAGCATGGTGGGTAACTGAGTTCACACAGGGTTGAGACTGAAACTGTCACAATCCACACAGGTAATCTAGTAGTCTACTAATCGTTGACGTTTTCTCAAGGTGTTTTGACTCTCGTCTTAACTGAGTtttagtgtaggggttagagaCTAGAGCACTCCTAGGGGTTATTTCTATCTCAGGTTCATGAGTGGTAGCACACAAAACATTATTGAAATGGCTCATCCTACTTAGGGAGtcggtgtgtgtctgtactgtctaACTGGTCTTACTTCTGGAAGCAGTGGGCAGCGGTGAGGACCCAATTCTTGTGGATGAGGGTTCCGCCACAGACGTGGATGTAGTGCTTACTGCCTCTGGGACGAACCTGAGACACACAGGTACCATTAACCCACAAGCAAGACCTTCCTCTTCAAGTAACTggtcagtgtttccagatttctatgaaatatgacctggatttaattacaatatgagtgaaataatctTCCTTCCAAAAAAATGGCAATGAAGTATTTTTAAAAAGCAGCCTTTCCGTGTTGGAATGGTGTGTGcaaaccccaacaacagaatggtgtgtgcaaaccccaacaacagaatggtgtgtgcaaaccccaacaacagaatggtgtgtgcaaaccccaacaacagaatggtgtgtgcataccccaacaacagaatggtgtgggcgtaccccaacaacagaatggtgtgggcgtaccccaacaacagaatggtgtgggcgtaccccaacaacagaatggtgtgggcgtaccccaacaacagaatggtgtgggcgtaccccaacaacagaatggtgtgggcgtaccccaacaacagaatggtgtgggcgtaccccaacaacagaatggtgtgggcgtaccccaacaacagaatggtgtgggcgtaccccaacaacagaatggtgtgggcgtaccccaacaacagaatggtgtgggcgtaccccaacaacagaatggtgtgggcgtaccccaacaacagaatggtgtgggcgtaccccaacaacagaatggtgtgggcgtaccccaacaacagaatgatttgggcgtaccccaacaacagaatgatttgggcgtaccccaacaacagaatgatttgggcgtaccccaacaacagaatggtgtgggcgtaccccaacaacagaatggtgtgggcgtaccccgacaacagaatggtgtgggcgtaccccgacgacagaatggtgtgggcgtaccccgaCGACAGAATGATTTGGGCGTACCCCGACGACAGAATGATTTGGGCGTACCCCGACGACAGAATGATTTGGGCGTACCCCGacgacagaatggtgtgggcgtaccccgacgacagaatggtgtgggcgtaccccgacgacagaatggtgtgggcgtaccccgacgacagaatggtgtgggcgtaccccgatgacagaatggtgtgggcgtataccaGTCATTAAAAATATTAATGCGAGTATGCCGCTGATTGACATCATGCTCTATTTAAGCAAGGCCCTGCAGAGGTGTGCTTCCTTATTGCTTTTAGAAACCATTAACCAGCATAAATATAACAGTAAACAAGTATTTTTGCATTATACCCGTGGTATATTTAAGATCCAAGTGGGTGTGTTCTTAGTCACGACGCAATggggagtgcctggatacagcccttagccgtggtatattggccatataccacaaacccccaaggtgccgtattgctattataaactggttaccaacataattagagcagtaaaaataaatgttttgtcatacctgtggtaaacggtctgatataccaaggctgtcagccaatcagcattcagggatcaAAATACACAATTTatgtaaactgggtggttcgagccctgaatgctgattagctgacagctgtggtatatcagaccatatagcacgggtatgacaaatcatttatttttactgctctaattaggtTGGTAAAAAGTttttaatagcaataaggctcctcaggggtttgtgatatatggccaatataccacggctaaaggcttTATCCAGGCACTCCATGTTGCGTGGTGTTGGGGAATCCACAGCtttaagccaatcagcatccaggagccAAACTCCCTGGTTTCTAAGAGGAAATAGCTAGCATTTTTGAAACGTCGGTTtgaggtgttttttttttctctaattTCTGCTTTGGCCACATACGAGTATAGGActagtcaacaacattatttggaaaCTAGTTAAATTATGGACAGTTACTTTCAAGTCAAATTTTCACTTCACGTCTCTAAGTAAAAATGAGATTTCCTGAAGTTAGAAGTATATTTATTGATTGATTTGTTGACTGATTACCTGTAAGGAGACCTGCCATGGCCAGGAGTGAGGTCTGGCCTCGTTGCCAGAGACGATCCGTTCAGCCATGTTGGGTTTGTAGTGTGCCATGCCACAGTCCTTAGGCCAGTCTATAGGAGATAAAATACACATGAACTGTCAGTACAGTCAGACTaatactgatcctagatcagccacGTCAAAGTCTGTGGGCCAGTTTAAGAATATAAGAGATCAGAGactatggctgcatttacacaggcaccCCAATTCTGATACTTTTCCCATTAATTGGTCTATTGACCAATCAGATCTGCTCTTTTGCCCATAATTGGGCAGCTTGTGTAAACAGCCTTTGTGACTATCACAGGTCAGAACAATTAGaattatatatatgttttaatgtTTGACTTCGTTTTAGTTATTGGCCCAAGTAGAAAGGGTTGAGATCACACTGAATAAACGAGAGCAAGGTGTAGTCGCTGTTAAGATGACTGTGTGTTTCTGGCTCACCTAGTTGCAGGACTTTGTGCTGGGCCTGGGGCCGTCTGCCGGGGGTCAGAGTGTATGTGCCGGCAGGCAGAGCCGACACactcaacagcagcagcagagatagGAGTGGAGGTCCTGGAACATCAACCATCTCCAGCAGAATCACTGCCTCGTGTCCACAGCTCACTATTTATACAGCACTGGACAaactatatac
This genomic window from Oncorhynchus kisutch isolate 150728-3 linkage group LG20, Okis_V2, whole genome shotgun sequence contains:
- the LOC116355401 gene encoding chymotrypsin-like elastase family member 2A, whose translation is MVDVPGPPLLSLLLLLSVSALPAGTYTLTPGRRPQAQHKVLQLDWPKDCGMAHYKPNMAERIVSGNEARPHSWPWQVSLQVRPRGSKHYIHVCGGTLIHKNWVLTAAHCFQKGKAEDAGSWRIVLGKHRLKRSETPERTIPVKRIYRHEHFRYPTHSELDYDIALVKAATDIVPNNHIRYACLPRKQINLKPGQYCWVTGWGDTRGGKENVSLAEALNQARLPIIDFKTCRQKKFWGDRVRDSMICAGFRDTEGPPAACQGDSGGPLLCQLGRDRWEVHGVVSFGPIGCTVENKPSVFTRTANYIPWIEATRIRDFFLH